The nucleotide window AACAAGCACCATTGGCAGGAAGCAACTCAGTACATTCTCTTACTGGAGGCACAAAAGGGTAACGAGACTGACGCGTCGATCAAGGACGCTGCTGAGCGGCATCGCCACGTGCCAATCGAGTTCGCGGCTAGACTTGATAAAAGGTCATTCTTTAAGCCGCGCGAGTATTCTCTGATTTCACTGAGTCATCTGACGCCAGTGTATCGCGTTAATCGTGTTGAGCAGACTTGGTCTCGTCTCGATGCTGATAGCTTTGACATGTTACTAGATGCATATCTGACATATACGCGTCTAGCTGCGACGCCTTACGAAAAGCGTAGAAAAATGGAATGGGAGCCGTTCAATTGGATGGTTGAGCCTTTTGCAGGGCCAGAAGGGGCCAAAGAAAAGGGAAAGAAGCGCGAAGCGTCTCCCGGAGATGGCCCATCAGAGAAGCGAAAGACGCAGACACGTAAGGGTGGAGCGAACTAGGACGATAGAAGAGAACGAAATGGAGTGGCTGGTAAGAAGAGAACTGGGTAGCGTCATGCGCTAGCTCGCACGGCCCATCCCAGCGTCGTCATCCCGCAACAAAGACACATCACGTGGGCGATTTAATGTCAGCAATATTTTTTTATGTTTGGTATTAGGTGTTCGCATTAGATAGATAAATCAGCAAATAGCACGGCTTCTAAAGAACCAGTGTACTCACTGCCATCATATCTAGCTTCCTACATTACGACTAAATGGGGTATATTTCGTTCCAGAGCCATTCAAACTCTCATCGGCATCACTGCATTAACAACCATGTACGTGCACAAACTTAGATCTTCTCAGAAGCGTGGTTTGCGGCAAGGCTCGCGCGCCTCTCCTCGTTGACGCTCTGGCGTGCCTCGATGTCAGCGGCCTGACCCTCCGTGCCAAGGTGACCGGTGGGCAGCAGGTTGAGCTGGTCTTCCTGCTTGTCCATAGTGCGGTAGGCAAAGAAGAAGGCGATACCGGTGACGAAGGAGATGATGGCCACACTGCCGTAGTTCCAGGTAATGTGGGGATCGGCGGTGAGGGGAGTAAAGGCCTGGGCAATGGCAGCTGAGAAGGCGGTGGTGAAGAGCTGGACGGACTGGACGAGCGACCTCATGTTCTTTGGTGCCTTGGTGAAGGCGTACTCGAGAGTTGTCACGGATGCGAAAATCTCAGAGATGGCAATGAGAACGTAGACACCGGTGACGGCCCAGACAGTGATGCCGGACTTGTATTTGGGGTCGTGGGTCTCGTAGTAACCGGAGGTCTTGTAGATGTAGTGCTGGAGAACGGCAGCCCAGACCATGGCAAAAGCTCCGAGGATGAAACCAGCGGTAATCTTCTTGATGGGAGTGAAACGGATGCCTCGCTTGCGGAGGAATGGGTAAATAAGGCTATCCATAACTAGAAGGTTGTCAGTTGATTCAGATCGATATAGAAGAGCAATGCTTACTGGGCACAATGATGATAATGGCAATAGGGTCCAAGTTGGAGAGAATGTCGTTGGGAACACCGCCTAGATGCATGGTACCGCACATTTGAGTCAAGTTGGAGTCCATCTGGCGGTAAGCTAGCCAAAAGATGGGGACCCAGAAGAAGACGGAGCAGGCAGCAAAACCACGAGCAACCTCATCAACCCAGGCATCGTCAAAGTTGTACCAGGATGGCTTGTTGGCGCCAAGAGTGGAGGGCTTGACGGCGTTCCACATAGTGCCTGAGTTCCAGTTCTTGTAGGTGGTGACTGGGTTGACGCTCATTCCGTTGCCGAGAGCCTTGAAGAGGAGCTTGAAAGCTGGTCCCATGACGTTGCCGCTTGGGGGACGGAGAATATAGAACTTCTTGCAGAAGATGAGAACTGGGAGAGCGATAATGAACATGATGGTGGGGATCAGGTATGCCAGCCAGAAGCCAACGTATCTTTCCGCGTACACCATGCTGATTTGACCAACCAGGGCACCAATATTGATGAAGAAGTAGAACCAGTCTAGAAACAGAATTAGTTGGTATTCAGTAGATTCCACAAAAACGAAGACTTACTGTAAATACGTGTGACAGTGACAGCAGGATCAACAATGACACGCTCTGTACCGCGGGTCTC belongs to Pyrenophora tritici-repentis strain M4 chromosome 10, whole genome shotgun sequence and includes:
- a CDS encoding PTR2, Dipeptide-tripeptide permease; protein product: MPIGDAGEVQAVGLDPSLIDASGDPTRKHPELHTTTAPAYLHSEGKATLQDSYLDEADDFPTTEELATLRRVPARIPWKIFTIAFVELVERMSYYGTIAVYSNFIAKPLVTPTGAALNPDDAEAQPGALNMGKQVAFSLTTFNAFWVYVCPLLGAWIADTYLGRYKTILYSVLVAEIGHLILVASAAPSVLKNSNTSLGVFILGLIIMGLGTGTFKPNIAPLIAEQVPQEKMRVETRGTERVIVDPAVTVTRIYNWFYFFINIGALVGQISMVYAERYVGFWLAYLIPTIMFIIALPVLIFCKKFYILRPPSGNVMGPAFKLLFKALGNGMSVNPVTTYKNWNSGTMWNAVKPSTLGANKPSWYNFDDAWVDEVARGFAACSVFFWVPIFWLAYRQMDSNLTQMCGTMHLGGVPNDILSNLDPIAIIIIVPIMDSLIYPFLRKRGIRFTPIKKITAGFILGAFAMVWAAVLQHYIYKTSGYYETHDPKYKSGITVWAVTGVYVLIAISEIFASVTTLEYAFTKAPKNMRSLVQSVQLFTTAFSAAIAQAFTPLTADPHITWNYGSVAIISFVTGIAFFFAYRTMDKQEDQLNLLPTGHLGTEGQAADIEARQSVNEERRASLAANHASEKI